One Hymenobacter tibetensis genomic window carries:
- a CDS encoding winged helix-turn-helix transcriptional regulator, whose amino-acid sequence MSANEEKKVAAQQKLRGWLDAKSNLDASCVVHQALNLLASKWLLLILLALTQRPKRNSELQRQIRGVSPKMLAQSLRQLEANGLVHRQVFAEVPPRVEYSLTPFGESIAPLLAELCDWSVTWEANVQTFQPAIG is encoded by the coding sequence ATGAGCGCAAACGAAGAAAAAAAAGTAGCGGCCCAGCAAAAATTACGCGGTTGGTTGGACGCCAAGTCGAATCTAGACGCGAGTTGCGTCGTCCACCAAGCCTTAAATCTATTGGCCAGTAAATGGCTGCTGCTGATTCTACTGGCCCTGACGCAACGGCCGAAGCGCAATAGCGAGCTGCAACGGCAAATTCGCGGGGTCTCGCCCAAGATGCTGGCCCAAAGCCTGCGGCAATTGGAAGCCAACGGCTTGGTTCACCGGCAGGTCTTCGCCGAGGTGCCGCCCCGCGTCGAATACTCGCTGACCCCCTTTGGGGAAAGCATTGCGCCGTTGTTGGCGGAACTCTGTGATTGGTCCGTTACCTGGGAAGCGAACGTGCAGACGTTTCAGCCAGCCATCGGGTAA
- a CDS encoding nuclear transport factor 2 family protein, translating into MTTPIALLTPVSPPSSAPLAQTAQRVLQHLLLGFQTADLPAVLACFTEDATIEYPYAPQMGTAARLQGQAAIGQYLHHALQGMPALVFSQLRLAHDVVQGVHWAEVHCEAPVPGTDRTYRQDYVMRFELRGQQIQYYREYWNQLAAREAFGGEAEAQQLFTPAATTI; encoded by the coding sequence ATGACGACTCCTATTGCGCTGCTGACGCCCGTTAGCCCGCCTTCTTCGGCCCCTCTGGCCCAAACCGCCCAGCGCGTGTTGCAACACCTGCTCCTCGGCTTTCAAACGGCGGACTTACCGGCCGTGCTCGCCTGTTTTACCGAGGATGCCACCATCGAGTACCCCTATGCGCCGCAGATGGGGACAGCCGCTCGCTTACAAGGCCAAGCGGCCATTGGGCAGTATCTGCACCATGCCTTGCAGGGCATGCCCGCGCTCGTCTTCAGCCAGCTGCGCCTCGCCCATGACGTAGTGCAGGGCGTTCATTGGGCGGAGGTGCATTGCGAAGCACCAGTGCCCGGCACTGACCGCACGTACCGCCAGGACTATGTGATGCGCTTCGAGTTGCGCGGCCAGCAGATTCAGTACTACCGCGAATACTGGAACCAGCTCGCCGCCCGCGAGGCGTTCGGT